In Pirellulales bacterium, a genomic segment contains:
- a CDS encoding 30S ribosomal protein S1, with amino-acid sequence MVNRNLIRGLDLSEAEWEQELAAAMEGTSADELASGGSDITLNQIVNGRVIRVEGDLVLVDVGYKSEGTIPLNEWEADEAPPEPGQNVKVLIEEIEDGNMARVDGGMILLSKRKAEKIEAWLKVMETVHEGDIVTGAVTRKIKGGLLVDIGVNVFLPASQVDIRRPPDIGDYIGRTIQCVVLKIDEARRNIVVSRRALIETERAEKKSKLLAELETGQIRKGTVKNIAEFGAFVDLGGIDGLLHITDMSWGRIGHPSELVSIDQEIEVQILHIDREREKIGLGLKQKSASPWEKVEEKYPVGSRVKGTVVNVMSYGAFVKLEEGIEGLVHISEMSWTKRISHPNELVHIDDEIEVVVLGINKEKQEISLGMKQTQPNPWDKVAERYPPGSLVTGTVRNLTNYGAFIEIEEGIDGLLHVSDMSWTRKISHPSEAVEKGQKIECKVLSVDQQRRRIALGLKQMSEDPWATDIPNKYQPGQIVTGTVTKLTNFGVFVGLENGLEGLLHISELADHKVENPEEIVKVGEPIEVKILRVDTDERKIGLSRKRVEWNEEDREGEEAGATVEAASAPAVELKGGIGGDSGPLIKPRTAE; translated from the coding sequence ATGGTTAATCGCAACTTGATAAGGGGCCTCGACCTCAGCGAGGCAGAGTGGGAGCAGGAATTAGCAGCCGCGATGGAGGGCACCTCGGCCGATGAGTTGGCCAGCGGCGGCAGCGATATCACACTCAATCAAATTGTCAATGGACGCGTCATTCGCGTCGAAGGGGACCTGGTTCTCGTCGACGTCGGCTACAAGAGCGAAGGGACGATTCCGCTCAACGAGTGGGAAGCTGACGAAGCCCCGCCCGAGCCGGGCCAGAACGTCAAGGTGCTGATCGAAGAGATCGAAGACGGCAACATGGCCCGCGTCGATGGCGGCATGATCTTGCTGTCGAAGAGGAAGGCCGAAAAGATCGAAGCGTGGTTGAAGGTCATGGAGACCGTCCACGAAGGCGATATCGTCACCGGCGCCGTCACGCGCAAGATCAAGGGTGGCTTGCTGGTCGACATCGGCGTCAACGTATTTCTGCCGGCTAGCCAGGTCGACATTCGTCGTCCGCCGGATATCGGCGATTACATCGGTCGCACCATTCAGTGCGTGGTGCTGAAGATCGACGAAGCCCGTCGCAACATCGTGGTTAGCCGCCGTGCACTGATCGAGACCGAACGGGCCGAGAAGAAATCCAAGCTCTTGGCCGAGTTGGAGACCGGACAGATCCGCAAGGGTACCGTCAAGAACATCGCCGAATTCGGCGCGTTCGTCGACCTGGGCGGCATCGACGGCCTGCTACATATCACCGACATGAGCTGGGGCCGCATCGGTCACCCGTCGGAACTGGTGTCGATCGATCAGGAAATCGAAGTGCAGATTCTGCACATCGATCGCGAGCGCGAAAAGATCGGCCTGGGCCTGAAGCAGAAGTCGGCCAGCCCCTGGGAAAAGGTCGAAGAGAAATACCCCGTCGGCAGCCGCGTGAAGGGAACCGTAGTAAACGTGATGAGCTACGGTGCCTTCGTCAAGCTGGAAGAGGGGATCGAGGGCCTGGTTCACATCAGCGAGATGTCCTGGACCAAGCGAATCAGCCATCCCAACGAGTTGGTCCATATCGACGACGAAATCGAAGTCGTGGTGCTGGGCATCAACAAGGAGAAGCAGGAAATCTCGCTGGGTATGAAGCAGACTCAGCCCAATCCTTGGGACAAGGTCGCCGAGCGCTATCCGCCTGGGTCGCTGGTTACCGGCACGGTTCGCAACTTGACCAACTACGGCGCCTTCATCGAGATCGAGGAAGGTATCGACGGCTTGTTGCATGTCAGCGATATGTCGTGGACGCGCAAGATCAGCCACCCCAGCGAAGCGGTCGAGAAGGGGCAAAAGATCGAGTGCAAGGTCCTCTCGGTCGATCAGCAACGGCGGCGCATCGCACTGGGACTCAAGCAAATGTCCGAGGACCCCTGGGCCACGGACATTCCCAACAAGTACCAGCCCGGCCAGATCGTGACCGGCACCGTGACCAAGCTCACCAACTTTGGCGTGTTCGTCGGCTTGGAAAACGGACTGGAAGGCTTGCTGCACATCTCGGAGTTGGCGGACCACAAGGTGGAAAACCCCGAAGAGATCGTCAAGGTTGGCGAGCCGATCGAGGTCAAGATCCTGCGAGTCGATACCGACGAACGCAAGATCGGCCTGTCGCGCAAGCGCGTCGAATGGAACGAGGAAGACCGCGAGGGCGAAGAGGCAGGCGCTACCGTCGAAGCAGCGTCGGCCCCGGCTGTCGAGCTGAAGGGCGGAATCGGCGGCGACAGTGGACCGCTGATCAAGCCGCGCACCGCCGAGTAA
- a CDS encoding lysophospholipid acyltransferase family protein, with protein sequence MADRSLAKRLLYDTIQFSARLSAAALFHVRCSGREYEPREGGALVLANHQSLFDPLIVGLTLNRRMSPLARDTLFRFAPFAWLIRSLDAIPLDREGPGLAGLKEMLRRLKAGQIVLIFPEGTRTPDGEVATLKPGFSALAKRAKVPLLPMGIDGAYQAWPRTQLLPGLATIHVNIGEPIMPAEAQAAEDRELVAEVERRIRRCHRLARQSRLRAMGCYSAEPVGLGVAEHTTSATHVA encoded by the coding sequence ATGGCCGATCGATCGCTCGCCAAGCGGCTGTTATATGACACGATACAGTTCAGCGCCCGGCTGTCGGCGGCCGCATTGTTTCATGTTCGTTGCAGCGGGCGCGAGTATGAGCCTCGCGAGGGAGGCGCGCTGGTCCTGGCGAATCATCAGAGTCTCTTCGACCCCCTGATCGTGGGCCTGACATTGAATCGGCGGATGAGTCCCTTGGCCCGCGACACATTATTCAGGTTCGCCCCGTTTGCTTGGCTGATCCGCTCGCTCGACGCGATCCCGCTCGACCGCGAAGGACCGGGGCTGGCCGGATTGAAAGAAATGCTGCGCCGCCTGAAAGCCGGGCAAATCGTTTTAATCTTCCCGGAGGGGACCCGCACGCCGGATGGCGAAGTCGCGACGCTTAAGCCTGGTTTCTCGGCGCTCGCGAAACGGGCCAAGGTCCCTCTGCTGCCGATGGGCATCGACGGCGCCTATCAGGCGTGGCCGCGCACCCAATTATTGCCCGGCCTGGCGACGATCCATGTGAATATCGGCGAGCCGATAATGCCCGCAGAGGCGCAGGCCGCCGAAGATCGAGAACTCGTCGCCGAAGTCGAACGGCGGATCCGCCGCTGCCATCGGCTGGCTCGACAGAGTCGCTTGCGTGCCATGGGCTGCTATTCGGCAGAGCCGGTCGGGCTTGGCGTGGCCGAGCATACGACGTCGGCCACGCATGTGGCGTGA
- the cmk gene encoding (d)CMP kinase: MIVTIDGPAGAGKSSAARSLATRLEFRFLDTGAMYRAVALAALRHGLDWEDPAALAELARGLNIDVQENRTLLDGQDVTAEIRTQAVTSATYYAANNPAVREHLVQLQRRAAGQDNVVTDGRDQGTVVFPRAECKVFLTASAEERARRRQRDLEARGEKLSLEEVLADQNQRDQRDEGRDVGPLVAAVDAIVVNTDGLAADEVVDRLEALVRARMPK, encoded by the coding sequence ATGATTGTGACCATCGACGGACCCGCCGGAGCGGGTAAAAGCAGCGCGGCTCGCTCGCTGGCGACACGGCTCGAGTTCCGTTTTCTCGATACCGGCGCGATGTACCGCGCCGTGGCACTGGCGGCCCTGCGCCATGGCCTGGATTGGGAAGACCCGGCCGCCCTGGCCGAACTTGCCCGCGGCCTGAACATCGACGTTCAAGAAAATCGCACGTTGCTCGACGGCCAGGACGTGACCGCCGAAATCCGCACCCAGGCTGTCACCTCGGCCACGTACTACGCGGCCAACAACCCTGCCGTGCGCGAGCACCTGGTCCAATTGCAACGTCGCGCCGCTGGGCAAGACAATGTAGTGACCGACGGCCGTGATCAGGGGACCGTCGTCTTTCCTCGGGCCGAGTGCAAGGTCTTTCTGACCGCCTCGGCCGAAGAGCGAGCCCGCCGCCGACAGCGCGACTTGGAAGCTCGCGGCGAAAAGCTAAGCTTGGAAGAAGTGCTCGCCGACCAGAACCAGCGCGACCAGCGCGACGAGGGACGCGATGTCGGCCCGCTGGTGGCGGCCGTCGACGCGATCGTGGTCAACACCGATGGTCTGGCGGCGGACGAAGTCGTCGATCGCTTGGAGGCGCTCGTGCGGGCCCGGATGCCCAAATAG
- the pilM gene encoding type IV pilus assembly protein PilM: MARSDAVWGIDIGQCALKALRCRPGEDAAHVVADAFDYVEYPKILSQPESDPVALVQEALTQFLSRNSVRGDRVAVSVPGQNGLARFIKLPPVESKKIPDIVKYEARQQIPFALEDVVWDYQKMVGGSEEEGFALETEVGLFAMKRDQVFRALKPFTDAGIEVDVVQLTPLALYNYVAFDQMQDMPAPADYDPDNPPPSVVLLSLGTDSTDLVVTNGFRVWQRSVPIGGNHFTKALTKELKLTFATAEHLKRNAAKAEDPKALFQAMRPVFNDLLTEVQRSIGYFSNIDRRAKIGRVMALGNAMKLPGLQRYLAQNLGFEFSRVEDFRGLTGPTVVDAPAFKENLLSFGVCYGLALQGLKEAKIKTNLLPREIMKDRMIRAKKPWAVGAAAALLLGCTLSYLGYWRVWNSVRLKDYFESAVSMADGVVKKAKGFDSSFNEAKQKYTKTGDVGQSLIPSVDRRERWLEVWKAINLCLPVDEGEPAADVTKRKTLNIVSIQAQHMDDVAPWYTSVQSFDHGVPVDAPPPAEPVAADPNDPSAPAATPEPAPAAAADASASSTGPTGAGWIIQLRGHHFHNDQRDPINSSENYVKKTLIKNLKAGKIPLPATDRVAGGPEEIDMTKLGFAFPVVLPSEGQYYRVDWDYSVDKEDEAGDGAAEAVAPTKGGQAVNPIKRRPAPRCDFLVELVWLDEPPKEEPAAGAEEGAAATAEGAPPAVAPAAPADATPAETPPADAVPPVEGAVPAVEAPAAATEPSDQPMPPAENPPPAAETPDGTTTPPPATDAAPAGTAPAAPATAPAPPAVAPPNP, encoded by the coding sequence ATGGCCAGAAGTGATGCCGTTTGGGGTATCGATATCGGCCAATGTGCGCTGAAGGCGTTGCGTTGTCGTCCGGGTGAAGACGCGGCGCATGTCGTGGCCGATGCGTTCGACTACGTCGAGTATCCCAAGATTCTCAGTCAGCCGGAGTCCGATCCGGTCGCCTTGGTGCAGGAGGCACTGACGCAGTTTCTGTCGCGCAACAGCGTGCGTGGTGATCGCGTGGCGGTATCGGTGCCAGGTCAAAACGGTCTGGCACGGTTCATCAAGCTGCCGCCGGTCGAGTCGAAGAAGATCCCGGACATCGTCAAGTACGAGGCGCGGCAGCAGATCCCCTTCGCTTTGGAAGACGTCGTCTGGGACTATCAGAAGATGGTCGGCGGCAGCGAGGAAGAAGGATTCGCACTCGAGACCGAGGTCGGTCTGTTCGCCATGAAGCGTGATCAGGTGTTTCGCGCTCTGAAGCCATTCACGGACGCGGGCATTGAAGTCGACGTCGTGCAGTTGACGCCGCTCGCGCTATACAACTACGTCGCCTTCGACCAGATGCAGGATATGCCGGCGCCGGCCGACTACGATCCCGACAATCCGCCCCCGTCGGTCGTGCTGTTGTCGCTAGGAACCGACTCGACCGATCTGGTGGTAACCAACGGGTTCCGCGTCTGGCAGCGCAGCGTGCCGATCGGCGGCAATCATTTCACCAAGGCGCTCACCAAGGAATTAAAGCTCACCTTTGCCACGGCCGAGCATTTGAAACGCAACGCGGCCAAGGCCGAGGACCCAAAGGCCCTGTTTCAGGCCATGCGTCCCGTCTTCAACGATCTGTTGACCGAGGTGCAGCGCTCGATCGGCTACTTCTCGAACATTGATCGCCGCGCCAAGATCGGCCGCGTGATGGCCCTGGGCAATGCTATGAAGCTGCCCGGCTTGCAGCGTTACCTGGCGCAGAACTTGGGCTTCGAGTTTTCGCGCGTCGAGGATTTTCGCGGTCTTACCGGGCCGACGGTCGTCGACGCTCCGGCATTCAAGGAGAACTTGCTCAGCTTCGGCGTCTGTTACGGCCTTGCACTGCAAGGGCTCAAAGAAGCCAAGATCAAAACCAATTTGCTGCCGCGCGAGATCATGAAGGATCGTATGATTCGCGCCAAGAAGCCGTGGGCCGTGGGTGCCGCGGCCGCGCTGTTGTTAGGCTGCACGCTCAGTTATCTCGGCTACTGGCGCGTCTGGAATAGCGTACGCCTGAAAGACTATTTTGAGTCAGCCGTCAGCATGGCCGATGGCGTCGTCAAGAAAGCCAAGGGATTCGATTCGAGCTTTAACGAAGCGAAACAGAAGTACACCAAGACGGGCGACGTGGGGCAAAGCCTTATCCCTTCGGTCGATCGCCGCGAGCGATGGCTGGAAGTATGGAAGGCAATAAACCTCTGCCTGCCCGTCGACGAAGGAGAGCCGGCTGCCGACGTTACCAAGCGCAAGACGCTGAACATCGTGTCGATCCAAGCCCAGCACATGGACGATGTCGCTCCTTGGTATACCTCGGTACAGAGTTTCGATCATGGAGTGCCGGTCGACGCACCGCCGCCGGCAGAACCAGTGGCAGCCGACCCCAACGATCCCAGTGCTCCTGCGGCCACGCCCGAGCCGGCGCCTGCCGCGGCGGCCGATGCGAGCGCTTCATCGACAGGACCGACCGGTGCCGGCTGGATCATTCAGCTGCGGGGCCACCACTTTCACAACGATCAGCGCGATCCCATCAATAGCAGCGAGAATTATGTCAAGAAAACGCTGATCAAGAATCTCAAGGCCGGCAAGATTCCGCTCCCCGCAACAGACCGTGTCGCAGGCGGACCGGAAGAGATCGACATGACGAAGCTAGGCTTTGCCTTCCCCGTCGTGCTTCCTTCCGAGGGGCAATACTACCGCGTGGACTGGGATTACTCAGTCGACAAAGAAGACGAGGCAGGAGACGGCGCGGCCGAGGCTGTTGCGCCCACCAAGGGTGGCCAGGCCGTAAACCCGATCAAGCGCCGCCCTGCACCGCGGTGCGATTTCCTTGTTGAGTTGGTATGGCTCGACGAGCCGCCGAAAGAAGAGCCTGCGGCCGGAGCCGAAGAAGGCGCCGCGGCTACTGCGGAAGGCGCACCGCCCGCCGTCGCGCCGGCTGCACCCGCCGATGCGACTCCGGCTGAAACACCGCCGGCAGATGCCGTTCCCCCCGTCGAGGGCGCCGTACCTGCTGTCGAGGCGCCTGCGGCCGCGACGGAACCGAGCGACCAGCCCATGCCCCCCGCGGAGAACCCGCCGCCAGCCGCCGAAACGCCGGACGGCACGACGACACCTCCACCTGCGACCGACGCAGCCCCAGCGGGCACAGCCCCGGCCGCCCCGGCGACGGCCCCCGCGCCGCCGGCAGTTGCGCCACCGAACCCTTAG
- a CDS encoding DUF423 domain-containing protein → MSPRTWIILGAIFGALAVGTGAFGAHGLKDRLAASGRGEVYETAARYQMYHALALVLVGLLALHSSSVCLNVAGACFVAGILVFSGLLYALALGGPKILGAIVPLGGTAFIAGWVALAVAGLMLTKK, encoded by the coding sequence GTGTCCCCTCGTACTTGGATCATACTCGGCGCGATCTTTGGCGCGCTGGCGGTAGGCACCGGCGCCTTTGGCGCTCACGGCCTCAAGGACCGCCTGGCTGCGTCTGGGCGTGGGGAGGTTTACGAGACAGCCGCGCGTTACCAGATGTATCACGCACTGGCGCTGGTGCTGGTCGGCCTGTTGGCACTGCACAGTTCGTCTGTCTGCTTGAACGTGGCAGGCGCGTGCTTCGTGGCGGGCATCTTGGTCTTTTCGGGCCTGCTGTATGCCTTGGCGCTCGGCGGACCTAAGATCCTGGGCGCAATTGTGCCGCTAGGAGGCACGGCCTTTATCGCGGGCTGGGTGGCCCTGGCAGTGGCTGGCCTGATGCTGACAAAAAAATAG
- a CDS encoding sigma-70 family RNA polymerase sigma factor: MIVLTEATREKVLLAAQVRSAQRGNREAFGQLVERFERAVYGIALRRLRNHAEAQELTQEVFVQAMRKISQLREPECFGGWLRQITTRMAINRSLRGGPVIPTDRETLEATCIERCTPLSVALDNERAGQVRAGLRRLRDLDRETLEAFYVQGQSLVEMSDAFHSPIGTIKRRLHVARKRLARELEELAPA; this comes from the coding sequence ATGATCGTTCTGACCGAAGCAACACGAGAAAAGGTCCTGTTAGCAGCCCAGGTACGCTCCGCGCAGCGCGGCAACCGCGAGGCGTTCGGCCAGTTGGTCGAGCGTTTCGAGCGGGCCGTGTACGGCATCGCCTTGCGTCGCTTGCGGAATCACGCCGAGGCGCAGGAACTGACGCAGGAGGTGTTCGTGCAGGCCATGCGCAAGATCAGCCAATTGCGCGAGCCCGAATGCTTCGGCGGCTGGCTGCGCCAGATCACCACGCGGATGGCGATCAACCGGTCGCTACGCGGTGGACCTGTGATACCCACTGATCGTGAGACGCTGGAAGCAACTTGTATCGAGCGGTGCACGCCGTTGTCCGTGGCGCTCGATAACGAGCGAGCCGGCCAGGTTCGCGCCGGATTGCGGCGACTGCGCGATCTGGATCGCGAGACGTTAGAGGCGTTCTACGTTCAGGGCCAGTCGTTGGTCGAGATGAGCGATGCGTTCCATTCGCCGATCGGCACCATCAAGCGCCGATTGCACGTGGCCCGCAAGCGGCTCGCCCGTGAGTTGGAGGAGTTGGCACCGGCGTAA